A stretch of Plutella xylostella chromosome 10, ilPluXylo3.1, whole genome shotgun sequence DNA encodes these proteins:
- the LOC125489036 gene encoding uncharacterized protein LOC125489036: protein MEGKKQIRSNNAQLAKLADIMSQDHMLANGEFTGPLGARLMEAKWQEVRDVLKEIGPDKSIVQWKQTWRDLKRKARKENAAANTARNATGNIIEVPSVSNVALRVLDAIGQDCSVGIGPEETNIGREVIVATDEPIITIETEVALHDYAESSPLRTTRVRRRQRSGQPRQQQPPVAFLNMQQEHNNLLQHQNVLLNRLNDTVEGNSYTGNVFKIRAERRRNTFGRKWW, encoded by the exons ATGGAAGGAAAAAAACA AATCAGAAGCAACAATGCACAACTGGCCAAGCTGGCCGATATAATGAGCCAGGACCACATGCTGGCCAATGGCGAATTCACAGGACCGTTAGGGGCAAGACTTATGGAGGCAAAATGGCAAGAGGTCCGAGACGTCCTTAAAGAAATTGGCCCTGACAAAAGTATTGTGCAGTGGAAGCAG ACATGGCGAGACCTTAAAAGAAAGGCGCGCAAAGAAAATGCAGCAGCCAATACTGCAAGAAATGCCACTGGCAATATAATAGAAGTGCCCAGTGTCTCCAATGTTGCACTGAGAGTGCTAGACGCCATAGGGCAAGATTGCTCGGTAGGAATAGGCCCGGAGGAAACAAATATTGGGAGGGAAGTT ATTGTAGCAACCGATGAGCCCATTATAACTATTGAGACAGAAGTGGCTCTCCATGATTATGCTGAAAGTAGTCCACTTAGGACCACCAGAGTCCGGCGTCGCCAGCGATCTGGACAGCCCAGACAACAACAACCACCTGTTGCATTTTTAAACATGCAACAGGAACATAATAATCTGTTGCAGCACCAAAATGTCCTATTAAAT AGACTTAATGACACAGTCGAGGGAAATTCCTATACGGGCAACGTATTTAAGATAAGGGCAGAAAGAAGACGCAAT ACTTTTGGCAGAAAATGGTGgtga